CACCGTGCTCCTGAACGCGGAGCCCGGCATCCAGGTCGTCGGCCAGGCCGTCGACGGCGCCGACGCCGTCGCCAAGGCCGCCGAACTCGCCCCCGACGTCGTCCTGATGGACATCCGCATGCCCGGCACCGGCGGTCTCGAAGCCACCCGCATCCTCACCGCGCCCGCCGACGCCACCGTGAAGGTCCTCGTCCTGACCACCTTCGACCTGGACGAGTACGTGTACGAGGCGCTGCGCGCCGGTGCCTCCGGCTTCCTCCTGAAGGACGCCTCCGCCGAGGAACTCGCCCAGGCGGTACGGGTCGTGGCGCGCGGTGACGCGCTGCTCGCCCCCAATGTCACCAAGCGGCTCATCGCCGAGTTCGCCCGGCTGAACCCGGTGCCCCGGGCCCCGCTCATGGACCGGGTGGGTGCCCTGACGGAGCGGGAGACCGAGGTGCTGACCCTCATCGCCCAGGGCCTGTCCAACGCCGAGATCGCCGGCCGGCTCGTGGTCGCCGAGCAGACCGTGAAGACCTACGTGAGCCGGATCCTCACCAAGCTCTCGCTGCGCGACCGCACCCAGGCCGCCGTCCACGCGTACGAGACGGGGCTGGTGCGTCCCGGCGGGTTCTGACCGCGGACGGCACGAGGCCCCCGCCGCCCGCCACCGGAGGGTGGACGGGCGGCGGGGGCCGAAGGGCGACCGGAGGAGCGTCAGGCGGCCGGAGGGACCCGGCCGGGGCGGCCCGAGCCGCGGGTCAGGACGTAGCCGCCGATCCCCGCCAGGGCGGCGAGCACGCCGCCCGCGGCCGTCCAGATCCAGCGGTCCGACCACCAGCCCGAGGACCAGCCGTCCTCGGGCGCACGGGCCTCGACCGTCTCCGGCGTGCTCGCCCCCGGCACCAGCGGCACCGAGAGGGAGCCGTCCGTCGCGTACGCCCCGCCCTTGTCGAGGGAGGTCGCAGCGAGCCGCGCCGAGAACGGCTGGCCCAGGTCCTCCTCGGGGAGCCCGGTCACCGTCAGGCGGACGAAGTAGCTGCCGGGCAGCGGGTCGTTCGACCAGGTGTCGGCGGCGGCCCGGACCGGACGCAGGGTGCAGGCGAGCTGCACGGTCGCCGCCTCCTTGCCCGCGACCCGGTTCTGCATCCCGTACATGCACGGCTGGCGCCTG
This genomic window from Streptomyces showdoensis contains:
- a CDS encoding response regulator; its protein translation is MTDGSGSGHDIRVLIADDQVMVRQGFTVLLNAEPGIQVVGQAVDGADAVAKAAELAPDVVLMDIRMPGTGGLEATRILTAPADATVKVLVLTTFDLDEYVYEALRAGASGFLLKDASAEELAQAVRVVARGDALLAPNVTKRLIAEFARLNPVPRAPLMDRVGALTERETEVLTLIAQGLSNAEIAGRLVVAEQTVKTYVSRILTKLSLRDRTQAAVHAYETGLVRPGGF